TTAATCCCGTCACATTAATGTTCGATAATGCTTCGCGAACTTCTTCTAATTTGAAAGGTTTAATAATGACCGTTACTAATTTCATAGACTATCTCCGATTAATTTCAGATATTTAAGTCATTGCAAATAACATGCCAAACTTTAATTGAAATATTCTATAAAGATGAGAGATTAAATGACTATTAATAAAAGTCAGTGGGTATTGAGAAATAACGTTTTACTTTCTCTTGATATTTTATTTTTTAAACCGTTATGAGATGGAAAAAATGGCTAAATAGGTGCACAACAAAGTTTATGCACCGATTCTTGTTTGATAGGGTTGCCCATTTTAAGATCACGGGAGCAATGTAATGCACTACGATAGTGCTAATCACAGACCATCAGTTTACGATATTCATCATATGCGAAATGGTCAGTCATACCACTAATATAATCTTGAATTAAACGGGCTCGATAATAGAATTCCCAAATATCAAATTCTAAATCATAAATATTTAATTCATCAATTGCATTTAAGTAAGCTTGGCGGTGTTTTTCGGGTAATTTGTGGAATAATCGGGTTTCAATCATATAGTCAGAATGACTATCTTTTTTTATTAACTTCAAAAAGTCTCTAGATGGCATCTGTAATAAAGGGCTATAGATATCTAATAAACCACTTATAATGCGATAACCTTGTAACTCAATAATTTCAATAGAGTCATGATTAAAAATATATTTAATCGCGACTCTTTTAAAGATTTCCAATAATCTACATTCAGCGTCTCGATCTTCTAATAACGCTTGATTAAACGAACCAGCATAGACTGACTCGATATTCTCAATAAAGCGTTCTGCTGCATGAGGAACTAAGCTGTTAATTGTATTAACACGTAAATACATAAAGAACTGATCGACAACCATACCGCGATTTTCATTATTCATTGCACTTTGATAAGCTGCTTTAATGACAGAGTCAAATAGATCACCTTTCTTAACTTGCCCCCACTCTTGCCATAAATATTGATATAGCTGATCAACCGTAAAAATACGTTTTTCGACAGCATCTTCTAAATCTGCAATGCAATAGGAGATATCATCCGCGGCCTCAACAATATAGGTTAATGGATAACGGTGAAAAGGAACCATATCCAATGTCGTCATTAGGGTTTTAACAAATGGTTCTTCTGATAAATAATAACCTGGTTTTTTCATCAAATAACGATACTTATCTGCAATCGGTTCAAACCAGTAAGCTGGTTTGGTGTATTTTAAAATACAGGCTATTTGTGAATAGGTAAGATTGAGTTTTAGTATTGATTGCACTAATCTGATTGCTTGTGCATTACCATCGAAATTACATAAATCTTGCCGAATCTTGCGACGTAACGCATTTAACTGTAACTGTTCAGGTTGATAACTTAAAGCGGTATATTGTGTTGAACCTTCAACGCCTAATTTATTATTAAACCAATTATTAATAGCTATTTCACCAAAATGCCCAAACGGCGGGTTACCAATATCATGCATTAAACATGCCATTTCAACTAAACTTTCGACAATAACAGCCAAATCTTCAAGACCATAAGCGATTAATTGATGATTATTACTTAACCGTTGATAAATCTCTTTAACAATATAGCGACCAACTTGTTGTACTTCTAAGGAATGGGTTAAACGGGATCTTACAACAGCATTTCGTTCCAAAGGAAAGACTTGTGTTTTTTGCTGTAAACGACGAATTGCAGCAGAGTTCAAAATTCTTCCACGATCACTCTCAAAATAACGAATGAGTGAATAACTATCATTAGGTAAATCCTTGGTAGGCTTGGTTTGACGTTGATAACTTATTTTTTTATGAAAATCAACCATAACACACACTCCTTGGAGTCGTTTTATTTTATTGTTTGTTAGCTTGTAAAACTTCTTTTGCCCATTGAATTGCTAAGGAATAATCGTCCGGCAAAATGTCCTTTAAATCAGATAAACATGCATTTATCTTTTGCGAATCTAAATGAGTTAGGTTTAAATGCCCTACCTTACGAGCTGGTCTAACTTCTTTATTATACCAATGAAGATGTACTAAAGATTGATTTAACCAAGCTGCATTATAAGGTGTACCAATCAGATTAACCATAACAGAGGGCGCAAAAACAGCTGGGGTAGGCAAAGCTAAATCTAGAATTGCACGTAAATGTAATTCAAATTGACTTATTGAGGCACCATTTTGAGTCCAATGTCCACTATTATGCACACGTGGTGCCAATTCATTAATTAATAATTGATCACCAACTAAAAAACACTCCATTGCCATAACACCAATGTAATCTAACTTAGCCATAATCATCGATAACATTGATTCAGCTTTTGATTGTAGCACCGTATTACTTTGAGAAAATGCCACACTCATTTTTAAAATACCATCTTGTTGCAGATTATGTGTGAGTGGATAAAAAACCATTTCACCATGGCGATTACGGGCACCAATCAAGGATAATTCACCATCGAAATTGATCGCCTGTTCAACGATTGCAGATTGATAGGCATCACTGGGAACTTGTGTAATCGTATCAGAATTTACACGCCATTGACCTCTCCCATCATACCCGCCCACTCGACGCTTAATAATTAACCGCTCACCTAATTTAACAAATAACCGTGACCAGTCTGATTGATGATTTAAAGGTTCCCAATTTGCAGTAGGTAATTTAAGATCAGAAAGCAATTGCTTTTGCGTTAAGCGATCTGCAATGATAGGGAAAATGGCTCGGTTAATAAAAGCGTCATGATTTGCTAACGTGCGAGTGAATGGTGTGTCTGGCCAGCGTTCAATTTCAGCTGTAATCACTGCATCTTTATAATCTAAACTATTAGGCTCAATGTCTGAACCTACTGGATAAACATCAATCCCTAAAGGTTCACCCGCTTGTTTTAGCATTCGGCCTAATTGTCCATTACCCAATACACATACTTTTTTCATGACAAACCCTATTGATAAGTAATTAAATAATCCGCGGATCTGGATTGGCAAGCACTTCCTTTGTCTGTGCTTCTCTAAATAGTACTAATTTATTAAAAATAATCGGATCATTAATTGCTAAAATTTGTGTTGCTAGTAATGCGGCATTTGCTGCACCAGCTTTACCAATAGCTAATGTACCTACTGGAATTCCTTTAGGCATTTGAACGATAGAATACAAACTATCTACACCACTTAAGGCAGCACTTTGGACGGGGACACCTAATACAGGCACCAAGGTTTTTGCTGCTAGCATTCCTGGTAAATGGGCTGCCCCTCCTGCTCCAGCAATAATCACTGCGAACCCATTACTTTTAGCTTTTTCAGCAAAATCAAATAACTTATCGGGTGTTCTATGTGCTGAAACAATCTCAACATGAAAAGAAATATCCAGTTGAGTCAGTATCTCTGCAGCGTGTTGCATGGTTTCCCAATCACTTTTCGACCCCATCACAATAGCAATTTTAGATTGGACTTTTGAATCAGACGAATTCGTTAATGACGTTTTAGGCATAATCATTCTTTTTATCATTTCAAAGAGCCTTATTATAAATAAAATACTTTTCCAGTATAGAGATTATTCAATATATTTTCTTAATATCGAATGTTTTAAAACAATAATTTTGTTTAAAGGAATATTCATTTAACTCATAGATATATTCGGTTAATGATTTCAATATCATGAACGTATTATGCATATTTGCTATATCAAGCACAAATTTAAAATAATCATTTGGTTAATCAATTTAAATTTATAGTGAATATCACAAAAAGTAGGCAGTAATCACAAATACTATTAGCAATAACAATCGCACATGTTACAATAATGAACAATATTAAAAAATGTTATAATATTTTAAAAACGTTTAGGAGTTTATCAATGGCAAGTCGAGGTATTAATAAAGTCATTTTAGTAGGTAATTTGGGACAAGATCCTGAAGTTCGTTATTTACCTAATGGTGGCGCTGTAACTAATATTAGCGTTGCAACATCCGAAACGTGGAAAGATAAACAAACTGGCGAACAAAAAGATCGTACTGAATGGCATAGAGTTGTAATTTTTGGCAGATTAGCCGAAATTGCAGGCGAATATCTCAAAAAAGGCTCACAAGTTTATATTGAAGGTCAATTGCAAACTCGCAAATGGCAAGATCAATCTGGTATAGATCGCTATACGACTGAAATCGTAGTTAATATTGGTGGTACTTTACAAATTTTAGGTAGTCGTAACACTAACTTTGATGATAGCCCTCAACAAAATTGGGGACAAAGTGCAAACAATATGCCATCAGCCCCTGTTGCTCGTCAACCCGTTCCACAGCAACCGATTCCTTCGAATGAACCACCTATTGATTTTGATGACGATATACCGTTTTAAAAAAATTTCAACCGTGGTTTTAAACAAACTTGAACGCTATTTTAGCGTTCATTTTTTTGTCATTAAATAACCAGTCATTATAGAAAAGCATGATTTTGTGAATGGACAATAGATATTATCATGATGAAAACTTGTGAAAGTTAAGTTAAAGTTATGATATTGCTATCAAAATATTATCTTTTTTAATACAGAATAAGCTCATTTCTATAACTACAAATTCCATTACCTATTTTTCTATATACTCAATATATTATATCAAGATCGCAAACCACACCCAGTATAGGTATGGTATGCTCTTATAATAACACTAAGAACATATTTCATTTTTATAGTTTAAACAATTTAAAAACTAAAATAGTTAAGACCTAAAGCTACAATAATAATAACAGCTATTATGTAATTTAATCGCCTTTGCCTGATTTGATTTTGCCGCAGCTGTTGATTAATTTCTAACAATTGTTGATTAAGCTGTTTAGTGGTTAGCTCATAATTTTTAATTTTATTTGGCAAATCAGGTAATAAACTGTGCCACTGTGGTAGTGAATGCACAACATTTTTGGCTAGATGTAAAGGGCTAATTTGTTCTTGATACCAAGCCTCTAAAAATGGTTTTGCTGTTGACCATAAGTCTAATTGAGGATAAAGCCTACGTCCCAACCCTTCAATATAAAACAGCGTTTTTTCTAATAATACAAGTTGTGGTTGGATTACCATATCAAATTGACGTGCAACTTTAAATAAATTAAATAAAATTTGCGCAAATGAAATTTCACCCAGCGATTTTTCAAAAATTGGATCACAAACTTCACGCATAGCCAATTCTAATGAAAATATATCTGTATGTTCAGGAACCCAACCCGATTCAATATATAATTCGGCAATTTTGTAATAATCACGATTAAAAAAAGCAATGAAATTTTTAGCCAGAAAGTGTTGATCTTCTTTACTTAGTTCACCCATGATCGCACAATCAATTCCTATATAACGAGGATTTATCGGATCTGTGGCATCAATGAAGATGTTACCGGGATGCATATCAGCATGGAATAAATTATCGCGAAACACTTGAGTAAAAAAAGTATTTACCCCTCGCTCGGCTAATAATTTCATATTAACACCACGTTCTATTAGGGCTGACATATCATTAATCGGAATGCCAGATATACGTTCTTCAACCATTACATTAGTCCGACACAATTCGCGATAAACATAAGGTATATAAAGCATATCGCTATTAAGAAAATTATGCCGTAAACGCTTGGTATATTCAGCTTCACGCAAAAGGTTTAATTCATTTAAAATCGTTCTTTCATAATCCCTTACCACTTCCTGTAATCGTAATCGTTTAGCATCTGGATTAGCATTTTCAATTCGATTAGCAAACCAGTACATCAACGATGTGTCGGCTAAAATAAGCGGTTGGATATTAGGACGAATAACTTTAATAATAACATCTGCACCACTAGATTTAAGTTTAGCTGTGTGAATTTGAGCGATGGATGCTGAAGCTAAAGGTGTTAAGCAAAAATCCGTAAATAAACTCTCAATTGGCACGGATAAAGACTGTTCAATAATTTGTTGAGCTAAGTGACCATCAAATGGTGCAACATTATCTTGTAGCTGTGAAAGTGAATGTAATAGATCGTCCGACAATAAGTCCTGACGGGTAGAGAGCATTTGACCAAACTTAATCCAAATCGGTCCTAATTCTTGTAATGCTAATTTTAAACGCTCACCACCAGTGCTATTCTTCGCTTTTTTTCTTACCCAAAATAGTGAAGCTAACACTATTTTAAATCGTTTAGGTAATAATGATTTTGGTAATAATTCAACTAATTGATAAGCACGAAATACTGCCAAAATTTGGTATAGCCGCCAATACTTCATCCGTATCCTCAATTAAAATTTAAAACCAATATGCAAAGCAACAATTCCACCCGTCATATTATGATATTGCACATCTCTGAATCCGGCTTCTTCCATCATTTTTTTTAATTTCAATTGATCGGGATGCATACGAATGGATTCGGCTAAATACCGATAACTATCGGCGTCATTGGCTACAATTTTTCCCATTAGTGGTAACATGGAAAAGGAGTACAGATCATAAGCTTTATTCAATAATTTATAATCAGGCTTAGAAAATTCCAAAATTAACAATCGCCCACCTGGTTTTAAAACTCGCCACATAGATTTGAGCGCTTTATCTTTATTGGTAACATTACGTAAACCAAATGAAATCGTTATGCAGTTAAAACTATTATCAGCAAATGGCAAGGCTTCAGCATTCGCTTGAACATATTCGATATTCTTGAATAGCCCTTTATCGCGTAATTTTTCACGCCCCACTTTTAGCATTGATTCATTGATATCAGCTAACACCACGAGCCCGTCATCACCAACTAATTGTGAGAATTTAGCTGTTAAATCACCTGTTCCACCTGCTAAATCTAATACTTTTTGCCCGCGTCTTACACTACTGTATTCAATCGTAGTTTTCTTCCAAAGGCGATGAATACCAAATGACATTAAATCATTCATGACATCATATTTATCAGCAACCGAATGAAACACTTCGGCTACACGTTTTTCTTTCTCTTGTTTTGGGATTTGTGTATATCCAAAATCAATAGTTTCTTGATTATGTTGGTCATTTGACTGTGGATTAGAAGTATTTGGCATAGTAAATTATCGTAAAATAGTTTTGCGTTATTTTAACATAATGACGAAAACTGTACTACATCATTTAAAATAATCAAAATCACAATATCTTTGGCTATATCTATCTTTTTTATAATCATGATTCACATAAAAAGTGTCAAATCATGTATTTACTAACTCATGATATATACACAATAGAAACTAAATTCTAATTTAATTGATTTCTCACTTGTTCAAGAACTGCTTCAAAAATCGATAATTGGCTATGTTTCGAATTAAAATCATGATAATTAATGACTAAGTCAAAAGGGTATTTATTAATTAATTCATTTAGCGTTTGATCTTCTTTATGAAACATGTTCTGAAAAGACTGCTGTAACGTAACAAAATCAAGCGCAGTAAATAATACCCTATTTGCATTTAGTGCAGCTTCATCAATACGTTGAGCTTGTAATTTAGCTATTCGAATATAATCATCAGCGGTTACTGATATAGGTATCTTTCCATAGTGATCATAGTGAAAATAATTACTATATCCATTATTAACATAAACGGTATTAAAAATATTAGCCAATTGTTGAGCAATCTCATCAAATTGATTTTGTTTACTCACTAGAGCAATTTTGGTAACAAAAAAAGGTCTGGCAGCCTTGGCAAGATATTGCCAGTTTTTGTAAGGGTTATCCCGAATCTGAGTAGCGCTAATATTAATAAAATCTCGATTTACATCTATTAGTTTTACTGTGCAATGAAAAAAACGCTCATATTCAACAACATCTTGCTGTTCACTGGTAAAAATGACCGTTGGTTTCACTTGATGCTTGGCTAAAATTGCTTTTACACGATCACTCCAATCTCTCCAACCATTTGGATAATACGCAATTCCCTCTTCATTTAATACATGGATGTAGATATTTTGATGATTTTGGAAGGTTCTTTTTAACCAATAAAATCTATCACTTACTTGCGGTTGTCTTGGCATATGACTTGCTTCAAACAACTTCAAATCGCGAAGTTGCTCACAACCTAAAAAAACATGTAACACTTCCACTTGTGTTATTGCTTTCTCAATTAGGTAGATATGACCACAATGTAATGGATAAAATTTCCCAAAAATAACACCTATTTTGCATTTAGTTTTCATAATATTGTGATACAT
Above is a genomic segment from Frischella perrara containing:
- the dgt gene encoding dGTPase, translating into MVDFHKKISYQRQTKPTKDLPNDSYSLIRYFESDRGRILNSAAIRRLQQKTQVFPLERNAVVRSRLTHSLEVQQVGRYIVKEIYQRLSNNHQLIAYGLEDLAVIVESLVEMACLMHDIGNPPFGHFGEIAINNWFNNKLGVEGSTQYTALSYQPEQLQLNALRRKIRQDLCNFDGNAQAIRLVQSILKLNLTYSQIACILKYTKPAYWFEPIADKYRYLMKKPGYYLSEEPFVKTLMTTLDMVPFHRYPLTYIVEAADDISYCIADLEDAVEKRIFTVDQLYQYLWQEWGQVKKGDLFDSVIKAAYQSAMNNENRGMVVDQFFMYLRVNTINSLVPHAAERFIENIESVYAGSFNQALLEDRDAECRLLEIFKRVAIKYIFNHDSIEIIELQGYRIISGLLDIYSPLLQMPSRDFLKLIKKDSHSDYMIETRLFHKLPEKHRQAYLNAIDELNIYDLEFDIWEFYYRARLIQDYISGMTDHFAYDEYRKLMVCD
- the purK gene encoding 5-(carboxyamino)imidazole ribonucleotide synthase, encoding MKKVCVLGNGQLGRMLKQAGEPLGIDVYPVGSDIEPNSLDYKDAVITAEIERWPDTPFTRTLANHDAFINRAIFPIIADRLTQKQLLSDLKLPTANWEPLNHQSDWSRLFVKLGERLIIKRRVGGYDGRGQWRVNSDTITQVPSDAYQSAIVEQAINFDGELSLIGARNRHGEMVFYPLTHNLQQDGILKMSVAFSQSNTVLQSKAESMLSMIMAKLDYIGVMAMECFLVGDQLLINELAPRVHNSGHWTQNGASISQFELHLRAILDLALPTPAVFAPSVMVNLIGTPYNAAWLNQSLVHLHWYNKEVRPARKVGHLNLTHLDSQKINACLSDLKDILPDDYSLAIQWAKEVLQANKQ
- the purE gene encoding 5-(carboxyamino)imidazole ribonucleotide mutase, producing the protein MPKTSLTNSSDSKVQSKIAIVMGSKSDWETMQHAAEILTQLDISFHVEIVSAHRTPDKLFDFAEKAKSNGFAVIIAGAGGAAHLPGMLAAKTLVPVLGVPVQSAALSGVDSLYSIVQMPKGIPVGTLAIGKAGAANAALLATQILAINDPIIFNKLVLFREAQTKEVLANPDPRII
- a CDS encoding single-stranded DNA-binding protein, with product MASRGINKVILVGNLGQDPEVRYLPNGGAVTNISVATSETWKDKQTGEQKDRTEWHRVVIFGRLAEIAGEYLKKGSQVYIEGQLQTRKWQDQSGIDRYTTEIVVNIGGTLQILGSRNTNFDDSPQQNWGQSANNMPSAPVARQPVPQQPIPSNEPPIDFDDDIPF
- the ubiB gene encoding ubiquinone biosynthesis regulatory protein kinase UbiB; translated protein: MKYWRLYQILAVFRAYQLVELLPKSLLPKRFKIVLASLFWVRKKAKNSTGGERLKLALQELGPIWIKFGQMLSTRQDLLSDDLLHSLSQLQDNVAPFDGHLAQQIIEQSLSVPIESLFTDFCLTPLASASIAQIHTAKLKSSGADVIIKVIRPNIQPLILADTSLMYWFANRIENANPDAKRLRLQEVVRDYERTILNELNLLREAEYTKRLRHNFLNSDMLYIPYVYRELCRTNVMVEERISGIPINDMSALIERGVNMKLLAERGVNTFFTQVFRDNLFHADMHPGNIFIDATDPINPRYIGIDCAIMGELSKEDQHFLAKNFIAFFNRDYYKIAELYIESGWVPEHTDIFSLELAMREVCDPIFEKSLGEISFAQILFNLFKVARQFDMVIQPQLVLLEKTLFYIEGLGRRLYPQLDLWSTAKPFLEAWYQEQISPLHLAKNVVHSLPQWHSLLPDLPNKIKNYELTTKQLNQQLLEINQQLRQNQIRQRRLNYIIAVIIIVALGLNYFSF
- the ubiE gene encoding bifunctional demethylmenaquinone methyltransferase/2-methoxy-6-polyprenyl-1,4-benzoquinol methylase UbiE, producing MPNTSNPQSNDQHNQETIDFGYTQIPKQEKEKRVAEVFHSVADKYDVMNDLMSFGIHRLWKKTTIEYSSVRRGQKVLDLAGGTGDLTAKFSQLVGDDGLVVLADINESMLKVGREKLRDKGLFKNIEYVQANAEALPFADNSFNCITISFGLRNVTNKDKALKSMWRVLKPGGRLLILEFSKPDYKLLNKAYDLYSFSMLPLMGKIVANDADSYRYLAESIRMHPDQLKLKKMMEEAGFRDVQYHNMTGGIVALHIGFKF
- the nadR gene encoding multifunctional transcriptional regulator/nicotinamide-nucleotide adenylyltransferase/ribosylnicotinamide kinase NadR, which gives rise to MKTKCKIGVIFGKFYPLHCGHIYLIEKAITQVEVLHVFLGCEQLRDLKLFEASHMPRQPQVSDRFYWLKRTFQNHQNIYIHVLNEEGIAYYPNGWRDWSDRVKAILAKHQVKPTVIFTSEQQDVVEYERFFHCTVKLIDVNRDFINISATQIRDNPYKNWQYLAKAARPFFVTKIALVSKQNQFDEIAQQLANIFNTVYVNNGYSNYFHYDHYGKIPISVTADDYIRIAKLQAQRIDEAALNANRVLFTALDFVTLQQSFQNMFHKEDQTLNELINKYPFDLVINYHDFNSKHSQLSIFEAVLEQVRNQLN